The proteins below are encoded in one region of Blastocatellia bacterium:
- a CDS encoding flippase: MMSVILKNTGFMMWSGAMSMINSLLVWAIVARYLGPAALGQFTLIMAIYLVFFNVCSLGLGPLIVREVASRRGATGEFLGSMTSVLSVGGLTCGGIMVGVGWVVSQDTLVVQSLMVLSLSVFATALIVGCESWLMAHERASMIAAVNTSENLLKAVVPWLLIHLGFGLLAVSATLALLRVGALIVYVMALRRSAVLLASPSRRCMQEILRQTPAFLFINLLAGLHWQLGTLLLDRHHEATDVAMYGVASRLLVPWTLICVSYAASINPTMCRLASLSLAELGRFSRSSMSNLLALLLPLAAGTYLMSEQVIGLLFGAGYESAAAPLRVLIWSLIPLGMVTVLARSLMATNKQHVDAWGNALAVAVNVALNLVLIPKFGATGVAMAQLISITALCLLEFAYVSATLYQVSLLRLSGRLLVATAVMVVIVYGLREQTIWMIVPLSVVCYAACLMALGWRPALGDTSERELKSEVAS; the protein is encoded by the coding sequence ATGATGTCAGTTATTTTGAAGAACACCGGATTCATGATGTGGTCAGGGGCGATGAGCATGATCAACAGCCTGCTGGTGTGGGCGATTGTGGCCCGCTATCTGGGGCCGGCGGCGCTTGGACAGTTCACGCTGATCATGGCCATCTATCTGGTGTTTTTCAATGTGTGTTCGCTTGGCCTTGGCCCATTGATTGTTCGAGAAGTGGCCAGTCGGCGGGGAGCAACCGGCGAGTTCCTCGGCAGCATGACCTCGGTGTTGAGTGTGGGTGGGTTGACCTGTGGCGGCATCATGGTGGGCGTCGGCTGGGTGGTGAGCCAGGACACGCTTGTGGTTCAATCGCTGATGGTATTGAGCCTTTCGGTGTTTGCCACGGCGTTGATCGTCGGTTGTGAATCGTGGTTGATGGCTCATGAGCGCGCCTCGATGATTGCCGCTGTCAATACGAGCGAGAACCTGTTGAAAGCGGTTGTGCCGTGGTTGTTGATTCATCTGGGATTCGGCCTACTGGCCGTCTCAGCGACGCTTGCGTTGTTGCGTGTGGGCGCATTGATTGTCTACGTGATGGCTCTGCGCCGTTCAGCGGTTTTGCTGGCGTCACCTAGCCGTCGTTGCATGCAAGAAATACTGAGGCAGACGCCAGCATTTTTATTCATCAATTTGTTGGCCGGTTTGCACTGGCAGTTAGGCACGTTGTTGCTCGACCGCCATCATGAGGCGACGGATGTGGCCATGTATGGCGTGGCCAGCCGATTGCTCGTGCCCTGGACGTTGATCTGCGTCAGCTATGCTGCGTCCATCAATCCGACAATGTGCCGGCTGGCGTCTCTGTCGTTGGCCGAGCTGGGTCGGTTTAGCCGCAGCAGTATGAGCAATCTGTTGGCATTATTACTGCCGTTGGCAGCGGGAACCTACCTGATGAGCGAGCAGGTGATTGGGCTGCTCTTTGGAGCGGGCTATGAGTCGGCGGCAGCGCCGCTGCGCGTGTTAATCTGGTCGCTCATCCCGCTGGGCATGGTCACGGTGCTGGCGCGCAGCCTGATGGCGACCAACAAGCAGCACGTTGACGCATGGGGCAATGCGCTGGCGGTGGCGGTCAATGTCGCGTTGAATCTGGTTTTGATTCCCAAATTCGGCGCCACGGGTGTGGCCATGGCGCAACTCATCTCGATTACGGCGCTGTGTCTGCTCGAATTTGCTTACGTTTCAGCGACGTTGTATCAGGTGTCGTTACTGCGGCTCTCAGGGCGATTGCTGGTGGCGACGGCTGTCATGGTGGTGATAGTTTATGGCTTGCGCGAGCAAACGATCTGGATGATTGTGCCGTTGAGCGTCGTGTGTTATGCCGCATGTCTCATGGCGCTGGGCTGGCGACCGGCGCTTGGCGACACAAGCGAGCGCGAGCTGAAATCGGAGGTGGCATCGTGA
- the wecB gene encoding UDP-N-acetylglucosamine 2-epimerase (non-hydrolyzing) gives MKVAVILGTRPEIIKLSPIIRELERQQITFFLLHTGQHYSYAMDRIFFDDLKLPAPRYNLETGSASHGTQTGYMLSAIEPILEREEPDVVIVQGDTNSVLAGALAAVKLGIPVGHVEAGLRSLDRRMPEEYNRILTDHLSLLLFAPTEIAVQNLRDEGIGSKPFLTTRGRQQALIYNVGNSVVDATQQNIEIARQREADVLREFDLAAKQYVLLTAHRAENVDNPAFIAQLSKLLAYVRQQYHLPVVWPIHPRTAHQLEQFRIKPPALLIEPQGYLEFLALQANARLIITDSGGVQEEACVLGVPCVTIRKTTDRPETVAVGASRIGGTELPDMKRAVDLMMCSNGRWPIPYVLNTSQTIVHLLRQMFSQQSVEAAQAV, from the coding sequence ATGAAAGTAGCCGTCATTTTGGGAACGCGACCTGAGATCATCAAGCTATCGCCTATCATTCGTGAGTTGGAGCGTCAGCAGATCACGTTCTTCCTGTTACACACGGGGCAGCATTATTCCTATGCGATGGATCGGATTTTTTTCGACGACCTGAAACTGCCGGCGCCACGCTATAACCTGGAGACTGGCTCCGCCTCGCATGGAACGCAGACCGGGTATATGTTGAGCGCCATCGAGCCGATTCTGGAACGGGAAGAGCCAGACGTAGTCATCGTGCAAGGCGACACCAACAGCGTGCTGGCTGGCGCGCTCGCCGCCGTCAAACTGGGCATTCCGGTCGGGCACGTGGAAGCGGGCCTGCGCTCGTTAGACCGGCGTATGCCAGAAGAATACAATCGCATTCTCACCGATCATCTCAGCCTGTTGCTGTTTGCGCCGACAGAGATCGCCGTGCAGAACCTGCGCGATGAAGGTATCGGCAGCAAGCCGTTTCTCACGACGCGCGGTCGGCAACAAGCGCTCATTTACAACGTCGGCAACAGTGTGGTGGATGCCACGCAACAGAATATCGAAATCGCGCGCCAACGTGAAGCTGACGTGTTGCGCGAGTTTGACCTCGCTGCCAAACAGTATGTGTTATTGACTGCGCATCGCGCCGAAAATGTTGACAATCCGGCGTTCATTGCGCAGTTGAGCAAGCTGTTGGCCTACGTTCGTCAACAGTATCACCTGCCGGTTGTGTGGCCGATCCATCCGCGAACGGCGCACCAACTGGAGCAATTTCGTATCAAGCCGCCGGCGCTGCTCATTGAGCCGCAAGGCTATCTGGAGTTCTTGGCGTTGCAAGCGAACGCTCGGCTGATCATCACCGATTCGGGCGGTGTACAAGAAGAAGCCTGTGTCCTCGGCGTTCCGTGTGTGACGATTCGGAAAACGACGGATCGCCCCGAAACCGTCGCTGTCGGCGCTAGCCGCATAGGCGGCACTGAGCTGCCTGACATGAAGCGCGCGGTTGATCTGATGATGTGCAGCAACGGCCGATGGCCGATTCCCTACGTGTTGAATACGAGCCAAACGATCGTCCATCTCTTACGCCAGATGTTCAGTCAGCAAAGCGTGGAGGCAGCTCAAGCCGTCTGA
- a CDS encoding glycosyltransferase family 4 protein, with the protein MNVVMIASGALEYTVELANAMSDHHRVNLLVPRHEFAHLEWALDRRVNLHALWWPRQRDPRSALFLLDTHQLIERLNPDVVHILSCQTWLNGLMPLLSHCALVATTHDVVPHVGDSASRKIPVALSSYSLRRAHRVIVHGEKLKADLIRLYHLPADRIDIIPHGVLSLYCRLLPGTNSNDPASLPADDLAAAQPPTILFFGRIYKYKGLDYLIDAQPHITRAVPEARIVIAGRGDDMNQYIARFRQPDRFDVYNQFIANEQVAELFQRATVVVLPYIDGSQSGVLQIAYAFGKPVVATRVGSIQEAVDDGRTGLLVPPCDARALADAIIELLRDPARRALMREQIGRQVATRFAWSTIALATTETYQRAQQERRRLTATSCAVTER; encoded by the coding sequence ATGAACGTTGTCATGATCGCCAGCGGCGCATTAGAGTACACGGTCGAACTGGCCAACGCCATGAGTGATCATCATCGCGTCAACTTGCTGGTGCCGCGTCATGAATTTGCTCATCTTGAATGGGCGCTTGATCGGCGCGTTAACCTGCATGCATTGTGGTGGCCGCGTCAACGTGATCCGCGAAGCGCCCTGTTTTTGCTGGACACGCACCAGTTGATCGAACGACTCAATCCCGACGTGGTGCACATCTTGAGCTGTCAGACGTGGCTCAACGGATTGATGCCGTTGCTGAGTCACTGCGCGTTGGTTGCCACAACGCATGATGTCGTCCCGCATGTGGGCGATTCGGCATCGCGCAAAATACCGGTCGCGTTGAGTTCCTATTCGTTGCGCCGCGCGCATCGTGTGATCGTCCACGGCGAGAAGCTCAAAGCCGATCTGATCCGGCTCTATCACCTGCCGGCTGATCGCATTGACATCATCCCGCATGGCGTGCTGTCGCTGTATTGTCGGTTGTTGCCCGGCACCAATAGCAACGATCCCGCCTCGCTGCCGGCGGATGATCTGGCCGCCGCGCAACCGCCGACGATTCTGTTTTTCGGTCGCATCTACAAGTACAAAGGACTCGACTACCTGATTGACGCGCAGCCACACATCACACGCGCTGTGCCTGAAGCGCGCATCGTCATTGCCGGTCGCGGCGACGATATGAATCAGTACATCGCTCGATTTCGCCAGCCGGATCGGTTTGATGTCTACAATCAATTCATTGCCAACGAGCAAGTCGCCGAGTTGTTTCAGCGCGCTACTGTGGTGGTGCTGCCCTACATTGATGGCTCGCAAAGCGGCGTGCTGCAAATTGCCTATGCGTTTGGCAAGCCGGTTGTGGCCACGCGCGTCGGCAGCATTCAGGAAGCTGTTGATGACGGCCGGACGGGTCTGCTCGTGCCGCCGTGTGATGCGCGCGCGCTGGCCGATGCCATTATTGAATTATTGCGCGATCCGGCGCGGCGCGCGTTGATGCGTGAGCAGATTGGCCGGCAGGTCGCCACACGGTTTGCCTGGAGCACGATTGCGTTGGCGACGACAGAAACCTATCAACGGGCGCAGCAAGAGCGACGGCGGCTGACGGCGACTTCGTGTGCGGTAACAGAACGGTGA
- the asnB gene encoding asparagine synthase (glutamine-hydrolyzing) produces MCGIVGIHGYVDPAVLERMSETLRHRGPDDSGMYLARRHVSSPGCVGIAHRRLSIIDLSERGRQPLANEDGTIQVICNGEIYNFPQLRRWLEQRGHTFRSNSDTEVIVHLYEEKGPEMLTELNGMFALALWDDRQKRLLIARDRFGVKPLYYYQVGDDFMFASEIKALLKHPLVSASVDLEALRYYVAFRYVPDPLTMFEGIYKLLPGHYCQIDRRGVKFVRYWQPEYMPDPMMNEQECIEELRFRLAESVRRQLIADVPLGLSFSGGVDSGAVLAMMRQVGVEDIKAYTIGYPDHESDVGGAKSDVTWARQLGRQFGVQYREIMFEPPMLAEVLPKVIWHMDEPIADSGAIASFLVARRAKEEVTVLLSGQGGDEMFGGYPWHRAARLAGWLRQSLIGASLLRLIGHSLQAAPMVIGGRHVTLLRRLKKFAEHAHKNFAEGHIGFISYANGEDLRALLAPRLNGRADAPFDIFVSHLLGPKELDPLHRALNLDMHAFLPSHNLLYGDKTGMAHSLELRVPLLDNDLFDFVATIPPHLKVGVRQQKYVLKKALEGLLPHDALYRRKAAFGVPIRFWLTHYLRPMVDELLSESSLKQLGYFDPSAVRQLIKANEAGTKDAGPVVFSLLTFALWHQTFIN; encoded by the coding sequence ATGTGTGGTATCGTCGGTATTCACGGATATGTAGACCCGGCCGTTCTTGAGCGGATGTCCGAAACGCTTCGCCATCGTGGCCCGGATGATTCAGGGATGTATCTGGCGCGGCGGCATGTGAGCTCGCCGGGTTGTGTGGGTATAGCCCATCGGCGACTCAGCATTATTGATTTGTCCGAACGAGGCCGCCAGCCGCTGGCCAACGAAGACGGCACAATACAGGTCATCTGCAACGGCGAGATTTATAACTTCCCGCAATTGCGCCGCTGGCTTGAGCAACGCGGGCATACCTTCCGCTCCAATTCAGACACCGAGGTGATCGTTCACCTCTATGAAGAAAAAGGCCCTGAGATGCTCACCGAATTGAATGGCATGTTCGCCCTGGCGTTATGGGATGATCGGCAGAAGCGACTGTTGATTGCTCGTGACCGCTTCGGCGTCAAGCCGCTTTACTATTATCAGGTCGGCGATGATTTCATGTTTGCTTCGGAGATCAAGGCGCTCTTGAAGCATCCGTTAGTGTCAGCTTCGGTGGACCTGGAAGCGTTGCGTTACTATGTCGCCTTTCGGTACGTGCCTGATCCGCTGACGATGTTCGAGGGCATTTACAAATTGCTGCCGGGGCACTACTGCCAGATTGATCGGCGTGGCGTCAAGTTTGTGCGGTACTGGCAGCCGGAATACATGCCCGACCCGATGATGAACGAGCAGGAATGCATTGAGGAGCTGCGCTTTCGCTTGGCCGAATCGGTGCGCCGTCAACTGATCGCTGACGTGCCGTTAGGCTTGAGCTTCAGCGGCGGCGTGGATTCCGGCGCGGTGCTAGCCATGATGCGTCAGGTGGGCGTGGAGGACATCAAAGCGTACACCATTGGTTATCCCGATCATGAATCGGACGTCGGCGGCGCCAAGAGCGATGTGACCTGGGCGCGACAACTGGGTCGTCAATTTGGCGTGCAATACCGCGAGATCATGTTTGAGCCGCCGATGCTGGCCGAGGTGCTGCCGAAAGTCATCTGGCACATGGATGAGCCGATTGCCGATAGCGGCGCGATTGCCAGCTTTCTGGTGGCACGCCGAGCTAAAGAGGAAGTGACGGTGCTGCTCAGCGGGCAGGGCGGCGATGAAATGTTCGGCGGGTATCCGTGGCATCGCGCGGCGCGACTGGCCGGCTGGCTGCGCCAGAGCCTGATCGGCGCGTCGCTGTTGCGATTGATCGGCCATTCGTTGCAGGCCGCGCCGATGGTGATCGGTGGCCGGCACGTCACGTTGCTGCGCCGATTGAAAAAATTCGCTGAGCATGCTCATAAGAATTTTGCTGAAGGTCACATCGGATTCATCAGCTATGCCAATGGCGAAGACCTACGCGCCTTGCTGGCGCCTCGGCTCAACGGTCGCGCCGATGCGCCGTTTGATATTTTTGTCAGTCACCTGCTTGGGCCCAAGGAGCTGGACCCACTGCATCGGGCGCTGAATCTGGACATGCACGCCTTTTTGCCATCGCACAACCTGCTGTATGGCGACAAAACCGGTATGGCACATTCGTTGGAACTGCGCGTGCCGCTGCTGGACAACGATCTGTTCGATTTCGTGGCCACTATCCCGCCTCATCTGAAAGTCGGCGTGCGTCAGCAAAAGTATGTGCTGAAAAAAGCGTTGGAAGGACTCTTGCCGCACGACGCGCTTTATCGGCGGAAGGCCGCTTTCGGCGTGCCGATACGATTTTGGTTAACGCATTATCTCCGCCCGATGGTTGATGAATTGCTCAGCGAGTCGAGCCTGAAGCAATTAGGCTACTTTGATCCATCGGCCGTTCGGCAGTTGATTAAAGCAAATGAAGCGGGAACGAAAGACGCCGGGCCGGTAGTGTTTTCGCTGCTCACGTTCGCGCTCTGGCATCAGACATTCATCAACTAA
- a CDS encoding glycosyltransferase family 4 protein, whose translation MKPYIVMIGSHPQKVVGGIATMIQTILTSSLTEEFAIEHIPSVVDGSKRQKWWTVTQALARFIARLATRRVALVYVHIGGDKSIYRKSAFIWLATLFGRKLLLHIHGGNTARYYYQQNWLCRWYLRATLRRGDRLVVVSEALQRELSGYLPEKEFHLLRNAVPVPASGQAAPRDGSVRVLYLGHFLKLKGIYDLVNAIPRICAAVPKAKFLLCGLHEIEQVRDLCQQRGVMSAIELLGPVPFEQRWDVLRRADIFVLPSYEEGLPVTVLEAMAVGLPVVTTPVGGIPQVVEDGVGGFFIKPGDVDALVTRVIQLTRDATLRQRMGQANRARIAQEFDVGAYIEKLAGHLRSLTSRTPSEEQTSRHTGPAFARVAPQEVVSPSLPTKRR comes from the coding sequence ATGAAACCATACATTGTGATGATCGGGTCTCATCCACAGAAGGTCGTGGGCGGCATTGCCACGATGATTCAAACCATTCTCACCTCGTCGCTGACAGAGGAATTTGCGATTGAACACATTCCCTCGGTCGTAGATGGCTCGAAGCGGCAAAAGTGGTGGACCGTGACGCAGGCGCTCGCGCGGTTCATCGCGCGTCTTGCAACGCGACGTGTGGCGCTCGTCTACGTGCATATCGGCGGCGATAAAAGCATCTATCGGAAGTCAGCGTTCATCTGGCTGGCTACGTTGTTTGGCCGAAAATTGCTGTTGCACATTCACGGGGGCAATACAGCCCGCTACTACTACCAGCAAAATTGGTTGTGCCGGTGGTATCTGCGCGCAACGCTCCGTCGAGGTGACCGGCTGGTGGTCGTTTCAGAAGCGTTGCAAAGAGAATTATCGGGCTACCTGCCGGAGAAAGAGTTTCATCTGCTGCGCAACGCTGTCCCTGTGCCGGCCTCCGGCCAAGCAGCTCCGCGCGATGGTTCGGTGCGTGTGCTGTATCTCGGTCACTTCCTCAAGCTGAAAGGCATCTACGACCTGGTGAATGCGATTCCTCGGATTTGCGCTGCTGTGCCCAAAGCCAAATTCCTACTCTGTGGTCTTCATGAAATCGAGCAGGTGCGTGATCTCTGTCAACAGCGCGGCGTCATGTCGGCCATTGAGCTTCTTGGCCCGGTTCCATTCGAGCAACGTTGGGACGTGCTGCGACGGGCTGACATTTTCGTGTTGCCGTCTTATGAAGAAGGTTTGCCGGTCACCGTGTTGGAAGCGATGGCTGTCGGATTGCCTGTTGTGACGACGCCCGTCGGCGGCATTCCACAGGTTGTTGAGGATGGCGTTGGTGGATTCTTCATTAAACCGGGTGACGTGGATGCGCTGGTGACGCGCGTCATCCAATTGACTCGTGATGCCACGCTCCGGCAGCGCATGGGTCAAGCCAATCGCGCCCGGATTGCCCAAGAGTTCGACGTGGGAGCGTACATTGAAAAACTGGCCGGCCATCTCCGCAGTCTGACAAGCCGGACGCCTTCCGAAGAACAAACATCTCGTCACACTGGTCCAGCATTCGCGCGCGTCGCTCCACAGGAGGTTGTCTCACCCTCGTTACCGACAAAACGGCGTTGA
- a CDS encoding glycosyltransferase, with product MKVLYLVDVQGQLGDAIRVSKMYKALKRAGADVTVVNFKETHQPRWRLFTQPWVLARSCVHAVMNWQLSKLAMQAKLYALVAEKKIRAVKPDLLWCETELVGGVMAPLAQRHAIPLVTDIHGLTTAEYAENPFQKIVPAHLDYFRAIEQQTVAGSQVLITVSKPMSDYFVNQHGVNGERLVCIPNGSDPSPVQARFREPLKVIYGGALVFWEHVDAFLDTSKRATRHEFYLAGSGYLKDHLINRIETEQIRMIYLGSVPRNNIMNVFARMQVGMAPSTDGLTRRVACPIKVFDYLACGLPVITPQYGEWADVVKQHRCGIVTERSDGEQFHQALEQLTDRPLWEEMSANGVHLIKTAWNWDRLTEPVAMILKRFGALRVARGAGS from the coding sequence ATGAAAGTTCTTTACTTGGTAGATGTCCAGGGCCAACTGGGCGATGCCATCCGCGTTTCCAAGATGTACAAGGCCTTAAAGAGAGCTGGCGCTGATGTGACCGTCGTCAATTTCAAAGAGACGCATCAACCGCGTTGGCGCCTGTTCACCCAGCCGTGGGTCTTGGCGCGATCCTGCGTCCACGCTGTGATGAATTGGCAGCTCAGTAAGCTGGCCATGCAAGCGAAACTGTATGCCTTGGTGGCGGAGAAGAAAATCCGCGCCGTCAAGCCGGACCTGCTGTGGTGTGAAACCGAATTGGTTGGTGGGGTGATGGCTCCACTGGCGCAACGACACGCCATTCCATTGGTCACCGATATTCATGGACTGACGACCGCCGAATATGCTGAAAATCCGTTTCAGAAGATTGTGCCGGCGCATCTGGATTACTTTCGCGCGATTGAACAACAAACCGTTGCCGGCAGTCAGGTGTTGATTACTGTCTCCAAACCGATGAGCGACTATTTCGTCAATCAACATGGGGTCAACGGTGAGCGACTCGTCTGCATTCCCAACGGCTCTGACCCATCGCCGGTGCAAGCGCGTTTTCGTGAGCCGTTGAAAGTCATCTATGGTGGCGCGCTGGTCTTCTGGGAGCATGTGGATGCCTTCCTCGACACGAGCAAGCGCGCCACGCGCCACGAATTCTATCTGGCCGGTTCCGGCTATCTGAAAGATCATCTGATCAACCGCATTGAAACGGAACAGATTCGGATGATTTACCTAGGCAGTGTGCCACGCAACAACATCATGAATGTGTTCGCTCGCATGCAAGTCGGCATGGCGCCTTCAACCGATGGGCTGACGCGCCGTGTGGCTTGTCCCATCAAGGTGTTTGACTATTTGGCCTGCGGGTTGCCCGTCATCACGCCACAGTATGGTGAGTGGGCCGATGTGGTCAAGCAGCATCGTTGCGGGATTGTGACAGAGCGCTCCGACGGGGAGCAGTTTCATCAAGCGCTTGAACAATTGACCGACCGGCCCCTGTGGGAAGAGATGTCAGCCAACGGCGTTCACCTGATTAAAACGGCGTGGAATTGGGACCGATTGACCGAGCCAGTGGCAATGATCTTAAAACGATTCGGCGCGCTGCGCGTCGCGCGTGGCGCTGGTTCGTAA